From the genome of Primulina eburnea isolate SZY01 chromosome 12, ASM2296580v1, whole genome shotgun sequence, one region includes:
- the LOC140806746 gene encoding uncharacterized protein has product MLQEKGKDCVEELPNVLWAYRTTPRAPTQETPFNLVYGSEAVLLVEIGQTSSRVESYPDDNDQSRAMELDLIEEKRDRKFIQMEAYRSRVMKSYNRKVRIRDFQVGDLVMKKINPAGDVGSWKLGGKDLIKSPGESAWDPFI; this is encoded by the coding sequence ATGCTACAAGAAAAAGGAAAGGATTGTGTTGAAGAATTACCCAATGTTCTCTGGGCTTACAGAACTACTCCCCGGGCACCTACTCAAGAAACTCCTTTCAACTTGGTATATGGTTCTGAAGCAGTCCTTCTAGTTGAGATTGGGCAAACTTCTTcccgggtagaatcttacccggATGATAATGACCAAAGTCGGGCCATGGAATTGGACTTGATAGAAGAAAAGAGAGACCGAAAATTCATTCAAATGGAGGCATACAGGAGCCGGGTTATGAAATCATATAACAGAAAGGTCCGAATCCGAGACTTCCAAGTAGGAGATTTAGTCATGAAGAAAATAAACCCTGCTGGGGATGTGGGAAGCTGGAAGCTCGGTGGGAAGGACCTTATAAAATCACCCGGAGAGTCAGCTTGGGATCCTTTTATTTAG